ACGCGCTCGATGTGTAAGGTCCGGATTATTATTGCCATAGTGAGTGAATCCGTAAAATCTGCGCGTAAACTCAACGGGACGCTCCGGAACACGCCCCGCAGCTTCCAAGCGTGCCCCCGGATAGTAATACACCTGGACACACTGAATCCCGAACCTACCGTTAACGGTTCGCAGAATTCATTCAACCGTGCCACCAACGCGTGGCGAAAACAGCCCTGTTAGCGGCATTCATTACGGCCGTCTACCGACCGACCCCTCACTGGTGAAACCAGCACCCCAGTACGAACGAGAGCAAGTCTGACAGCCAGCGGCGGGAACCAAGCCGACCACCAAAGCTACAGCAACGTACGTCGGCTCTGTCGAACACAGCCCGGCGGGCTTCGAGTCGGCTGATCGTCGTAGCCCCGATTGTATGACGAACTTGCGTACCACGTGCGCAATCAGGTATGTGATCGTTCTCCTTCTCCTCCTCGCATCGACAACACATCAAAGGGCCCCAACGAATAGCTGCTTATTAAGAATaggcaaaaacaaaattgttagatccCCCCCCTTGAATAAACGTAGAATAACTCAATTAATAACTTTTACTCTTGCTAAAAGAAATAGAGCATTCCCACAGTTAATTGGCCTTGCATGTTGTCCGCTGGTTGGCAGGTAAGTAGGAGATTGTTCTGTCTTCCGTGAGGTCTAAAGCCGACCCTGAGAAAGCAACCAAGGTGAGCTGGCCGAGGCGTGTGGACGTCGGCACCACAGGACGTGAGGACGTCCACGGTGATAACACACCAGACTCGTTTGGGATGCCTCAGCTACCGCGCATGGAGTTTCCCCAAACAGCTTACTGCTCAAGGGGCCAGATCTGCTGACATCACTGCTGTTGGTGCTCTTCCAGTTGCGAGAACACACGATCGCAGTTATGTGATctgaaacccattttgcgacgtctcgaacttcatgatttcgcgaaacatgctaaaaatttgaacatatcgacatagggagagtggatcctgaacaaaatatgatcagaactcatcgagatagagagatatcgagatagggaggttatcgagatgtagaatgcccaaatgtatgtagattgaagggactgaggaaattATCGACATTGGGAGAGATGtcgagatacagaacatcgagatgtagagagtcgactgtataacaTTTTCAGTGTTCCCTGGACATAAACATTCTACCAGCACTCCAAACTATGCTTGAGTTTTGATCTTGTTCGTCAGCATGATCAACAAAGCGTTGTACGGAGTTTTGTTCATATTTTTGAGTTAGAATAGCTCTATGGGACATCACTTTCCTATTACGAACATATCACAGTAATCCCAAGACATCTACCGTACTGTAAACTATTCTTGAGAACAGATATTGAAGGTCTGCATGGTCAACAAAAACGTTCTGTGGGGACTTCGTCATATTTTTAATTGGTATAGCTCCATAGATATCACTTCGCTATTATAAACATGTCAACGCATTCTGAGACATTCAACGGTACTCCAAGTTATTTTTGAGCTCAGATCTTGAAGCTCTGGATGATCAATAGAGTCTACGGATCTAGAATCTACGGATTACGGGGTCTTTACCTCTATTTTCAAGTTGGCGTCGCGCTCTGAAACACTATTTCGCTATTGTAAATATAtcataatattttcaaaacatcaatggtactccaaactattccaGAGTCCAGATCTTGAAGGTCGGTATGGTCAACAAAAGAATCTACGGGATATGTTGGACAAATGTTGGAGATACACCCAAtcttttttttacgcggtttgtattttttaatttcccggttaaccggatttttcacagcttttcaaatacctcctgaattttctttgattttttgtgatttttttcatggggttaagtgaagtcatagtttcatcaacgctaacggtcgtaatcaactaaaacccacccgtgtaaaaaaagaaccgggtgtatgTATATTAGGgttaattattggaacgattaattaagatacggttttcactgagtgaaagctctgGAGTATTCTTTTCAGCTAtgcaggttttcttttaacctgcgcccaatgaggaagcgtcattatcagtataatgaaaaaaaatccccctACTAAtatgcatgcaaacttgaaacggcttgtgctaaatcagttttaatccaaatcagctcaaattttcagaggacactcagaacatgataaagaatcagatgaacaCTATggagaaaaatcgaattttgaaccaccctaatgtatatgtggtgtcaggccattaggccgaaggtcattaggccgaacagtCATcgggccgaatggccattaggccgaattagcaaaaagaagcaaaaaatgaaaaacgagaaGATCTTTCTTCAccatttcccttcttccttctccctccttgcatctttcttcttctatctttcttatttttccttcttcttccttttttactttttcgcacttccttctttcttcttccttcttctttgttactttttccttctccattcttccttcttctttctgcattcttcttccttcttttttccttcattattcttttttctttgttcttccttcttcctcttccttcattcttctttcttccttcatctttctttcttcttcttccgtcCTCCTTCCCTCAGCTTTATTCCTTccaccttcttttttcttcattttttcttataCCTTCTTTTCTATTCGTCTccccttcctttttcttcttctttcttccttcttccttttttttttctttcatgctCCTCCCTCagcctttttccttctttctgcttccttcttttttcttccatcttctttcttgtttcttctttcttctttcttccttcacccttcttactttttccttcttccttcttcttttttctttcttccttcttctttcttctttattccgtttcttcttctttctctcttctttttttctttcttctttcatacttctttcttcttacttcttcctccttccttctttctttttcctttttccttcgcacttcttcattcttccttcttccttcttccttcttccttcttccttcttccttcttccttctttctttttctttcatccttcttccttcttccttcttccttcttccttcttccttcttccttcttacttcttcctcctttttcctttcttcttcttccgttctacttcttcctcacttcgcactactcacttctcactccccagttcttatttggcctaatggccattcgccCTAAtaaccgttcggccaaatgaccattcggcctaatgacccagcatcgtgcATAATTTACGATCTAAttatgtccaaaccggatgttctaagttctccaaatcattttgGATTTCAGACGAATTGCTCtaccggtgtcaggccatttggccgaatgtcatttgaccgaatgccatttggccgaatgccgtttggccgaacgggtcatttggccgaatgccgtttggccgaattgttgaaaaaaaatcttagtttgTTGGTAAAGAAAGGTCATTAATAAGAAGTGAGATAAgaaagatacaattaagtggtggaattcaatgggattgtatgaactcgacttatgacaagtgaagaagtgagaattgagaagcgagaagtgagaaatgaaaattgtGGAAATATTCCTTATtgtcttctttctcctttcttcttttctcttacttcttcctccttttcccTACTTCTTACATCTTctttccttattatttattcttccttcttccttcctcattccttcttcatccttccttcttccttcttccttcttccttcttccttcttccttcttcctgcttccttcttcctgcttccttcttcctgcttccttcttccttcttccttctcccttcttccttcttcatgtttccttttttcttctactttcttccttcttccttcttgcttcttccttttccttctccctacttccttcttgcttcttccttttccttctccctacttccttcttgcttcttccttctcccttctcctttcttcctttttccttcttccttctttcttattccttctttcatcttccttcttccttttccttcttccttcttttttcttccttttttccttcctgcttccttcttccttcttccttcttcctttttccttcttccttcttctttcttccttcttccttcttccttcttccttcttcctgtttcattcttgcttcttccttcttactgcttccttcttcctctttccttcttactgcttccttcttcctttttttcttccttcttccatcttccttcttccttcttgtttcttccttcttattttttcttctttcttccttcttccttcttccatcttgcttcttccttcttccatctttcttgttcattcttccttttccttttttccttcttacttctatcTTTTTCCTGCTTcatgctttcttcttctttctttcttcttccttcttccttcttccttcttcttttccccttcttctttctaccttcttcctcctCCCTTCTCCCTTATTCTTTCTCCTTGATTCCTTCTTCCTCattcctctttccttcttccttcatctttcttcctttgaACATCTTACTTTCCACTTCACTTAATacggaaacaaattttaactattcggccaaacggcattcggccaaaagtcgttcggccaaatgaccctttcggccaaatgacattcggccaaatgacatttggccaaatgacctcaaACCGTTCTACCAAGACAACTGGGCTAGATATCAAGCCAATAACAACCtatacaggcccttagaggtCATGTGCATAATTTACGATCTAGTTATGTCTAAACAGGATGTTCtaaaatctccaaattattctgtagttcagaccaattggtctaccaagttaAATGGATACAATACAAAGGCAATAGCATGCCATAGTGTCCGTACAAGCCCTTAGAGGCCATGAGCTTAATTTACGATCTATATGTGTCCAAAACGAATGTTAGAAGTTCTTCCAATCATTTTGGACTTTGGataaattggtctaccaagagaACTGGAGCTCATACTtgcccttagaggccatgtgcatgatttacgatctagatatgtccaaaccggatgttctaagttctctaaatcattcttgagctcagacaaattggtctaccaaggcAACTAGCCTCGATGCAAAGTCAATAGCAATCCATGGTGTCCATACAGTGTCTTGGAGGTCATGCGCATGACCAACGgtttagatatgtccaaaccggatatCTTAAcatctccaaatcattctggagttcagacaaaTTGATCTACGAAGTCATCTGAGGTCGGTACAAAATTCATAGCAAGCCATATTCTCTACCCAGGCCAGTatttacgatttagatatgCTCAAGCCGGATGATTTAAGTTCTACGAATCACTCAGGAGTTCagaccaattgatctaccaagtcaactgggcTCGGTATAAAAtaaatagcaacccatggtgtccATATAGGCCCATAGAAGCCATGCGCATGATTTGCGATTAAGTTATCTGctcatgatcgcatatttgtaacatttgtattttggttgatttttttaatcGTTTGTTCAACCTCCCTACTAACTCAATCAtctccagcttaccacagataagcaagatagtaaagcctattttactgttgtgggattagatgcagtaaaatGAGCTTTCGGAACGATTCACAGGccttttacaaaatgaacaaaaatgcgagtgttacaaatatgtgatcatgggcagttATGTCCAAATTATGTGTTTGAAGCTATCCCAATCATTGTGGAGTTTAAACCATTAGATCTTTCAAGTTCACTAAGCTCGGTTTAAAACCCATGATGTCCCCATAgacccttagaggccatgcgcattATTATCATTTTGGATATTACAATGATATGGCAATGCTAATataatcttccaaacttagacgtacatgttcatgatagaattagaggcgaaagtatagaattgatagctccgttaggatacggcaggcatgataTGGATATGTCCAAATTAAATattcttaatttttcaaatcagGCTTGAGCTCAGACCAGTtagtctaccaagtcaactggccTCCGTACAAAATCAAAGACTAACCATTGTACTCATATAGGCCTTTACTAGTCATGCAATTTACGAATTAAATGTGTGCATAAATGATGATCGTAGCAGACCAACTACGTTCGGTACAAAATCTATAGCGACTCCATGAGCCTTGGCCTTAAAGGGCCTGTATGAgttgctattggctttgtaATGAACCCAGTTGACATCATAGATCAAttggtctgaactccagaatgatttgcagaacttagaacatcctgtttggacatatctagatcgtaagTTATGCGCATGGCTTCTAAGGGCAtgtatgggttgttattggcTTGAATCTAGCCCAGTTATGTTGGTAGAACAATTAGTCTCCAGCATGATTTGGAAAACTTCTAACATCTGGTTTGAACATAACCAgatcttaatttttttccgctggaaattaggaatttagaaaaattttatgaatttctccAGTATTCTCATTtaagtttccactgaaaattttattcagaaacaaaaaaataataaggcCGAAATTCTATAAAAATTCTATTCAGAAACGATTACAGGTCACTGTgaagaaaaaagttttggttaaactTCTTAAAGTGGAGTGTATTTTAGAGTCTAAATAATTTCGGATATGCAACGCCTTCAAGCTGGCCTGACAGGGTCATATTATAGCATacatatttcttcttcttcttcttcttcttcattggcattacatcccccactgggacattgccgcctcgccgcttagtgttcattaagtacttccacagttattaactgcgaggtttctaagccatgttaccatgtttgctttcgtatatcatggggctaacacgatgatacttttatgcccagggaattcgagacaattgccaatccgaaaattgtctagaccagcaccggaaatcgaatccagccaccctcagcatggtcttgctttgtagccgcgcatctcatcgcacggctaaggagggccccttacaTAGATACATATCTATCTACAAAAATAACCATGTTCGGCAAATATCTGCAACGAGGTGTACACACTGCAGTGAATCTTTAATTCCGGACTCATTATGTGTTCGTTGATCTCAAGGAAGAATTGTTTATCAGATGTATGACTCGTACGCCATATACCACACCAACACGTATTGCCAGGAATAGCCTACTATTCAACTCAACCTACCTGTCAAATTGCCAGTTGTTTAATAAACATCTACTTTGGATTGCCTATTCTCGACAGAACGTAAAAATTCCgaatcaaattcaaaacaatttccaTCGTTATTTAAATGAGCGCCAACTCGATCGCAGCGATTCCGGAAACAGTTCAGGTGGCAGTGCGAATAAGGCCCCTGCTGCAGTCGGAGACTCGAATGGGATGCCAAAGCGTTACCGAGCAGCTCAATCCGAGCGAGCCGCAGATACGCGTTCGTGGCAGCGATCAGTTCACGTTCAACCACGTGTTCGACCCCATCTGCAGCCAGCGGGAGATCTACGAGAAAAGTGTCAAATCGATTGTGGAGAAGCTGCTGGAAGGTTTTAATGTTACCATTCTGGCGTACGGACAAACCGGATCCGGCAAGACTTACACGATGGGAACATCGTTCGATGGCAAATATGACGATACCTTGGGGATCATCCCGAGGGCGATGTTGGATCTGTTCGATCGGATCGACGAATATGAGGAGTTTCGATGTGTGGTGACGTGTTCGTTCGTGGAGTTGTATCAAGAGAATGTGTACGACTTGCTTTCGTATCGGAATAGGTTCGAAAAGATGGTGGGAATCAGAGAAGATGCAACCGGTGTGATAATACCGGGACTGACGGAAGTTCCTGTGAACAATGCTGAGGAAGCCCTACGGTGGTTAATCCAAGGTGCCAGTGCCAGGGCGGTTGCTCCAACGTCGATGAATAAGGAATCTAACCGAAGCCACACCATGTTTACACTGACGGTGAGGAAGATCAAACATGAACAGATAGTGACTATATCCAAGCTTCATTTGGTGGATCTGGCTGGGTCAGAACGGTCCAAAAAGACTCGAGCAGTTGGTGATCGGCTTCGC
The nucleotide sequence above comes from Armigeres subalbatus isolate Guangzhou_Male chromosome 3, GZ_Asu_2, whole genome shotgun sequence. Encoded proteins:
- the LOC134220731 gene encoding chromosome-associated kinesin KIF4-like; the protein is MSANSIAAIPETVQVAVRIRPLLQSETRMGCQSVTEQLNPSEPQIRVRGSDQFTFNHVFDPICSQREIYEKSVKSIVEKLLEGFNVTILAYGQTGSGKTYTMGTSFDGKYDDTLGIIPRAMLDLFDRIDEYEEFRCVVTCSFVELYQENVYDLLSYRNRFEKMVGIREDATGVIIPGLTEVPVNNAEEALRWLIQGASARAVAPTSMNKESNRSHTMFTLTVRKIKHEQIVTISKLHLVDLAGSERSKKTRAVGDRLRESIHINKGLLALGNVIAALGSVKNTKGYISYRDSKLTRLLQNSLGGNSITLMIACVSPADYNVDETLSTLRYADRALRIRNKPIVNAGELSIRDEIERLKQENQDLRRALDQAQSTPMIVSKNDRSIKKLQEQVRISNAKLQEVTKKSNQLEFRASLAEETLDRISSLLPLNDKDKFIQRIDEIMGRFRKENLSWSQKSN